From Abiotrophia defectiva ATCC 49176:
GATTTACGATTTGAGCTTTCCTCATTAGGTTCGCTGTGGTGCCACTCCATACGGGCCATCCCTTGATGAATCCAACGGCGGGCTATCTGATACTTGAGATACTGGTATTCTTTGACTGGATTGGCCATGACATCACTCAGACGTTCAGCATTGCGAACCACCTTTTGAACTAGCATCCATTCATAATCTGTAAAAAGGGTCGACAAAATTTTAACATTTTCATATTTCAGGCCCTGTTCTCCCTTCTTGAAGCGATCCCAGCTCTGTGCGCTAATACCCAGTTTATCTGTATAAAAAGCCTTTTCGGTTACATATTTTTCTTTGACTGCATTAAGTACGATACTGATAAGAGCTTGATTCATACTTATCACCTCATTCAATAGATTACTTGTCCTTTTATTATACACCTTTTAGGTGAACTATCAAATGGTTTGTCCCTAAGTTCTTTTTTTGATACACTTAAGCCTAAGAAAGTCTGACAAAGGAAGATACCCTATATGAAACTTAATCTCGACCTCAAATCCTTTAAAGTGGGCATGCGGACCTTCAAGACTACTATTGCGGTTGGTTTGACTATCACTCTTTTCGAACTTTTGAATCGTCAACCTGCCGTTTTGGCGGCTATCGCAGCAGTTTTCACCTTGAGGACCGAGCATGAAACCTCTGTTAAATTTGGGCGCATCCGCCTCTTCGGCAATACGTTAGGTGTAGTGATTGCTATTCTGCTGACTCAGATTGCCCTCTGGATGAATCTGCCCTTACCTATCTATCGGGTTTTAGGTGCTAGCTTGGGGATTCTCTTAGTTATCGTCTTTTGTAATGCTTTCAACCACCCCGCTAGTGTCGTTAATTCAAGCGCTACCTTCTTCGTCGTCTTCCTTAACACCCCCAAGGAACACCTCTTAGATTATGGCGCTAATCGCATCTTGGACGCTATCATCGGTTCCGCCATTGCCATTATAGTCAACCGTTTGCTTCCCAATCCTCATGTCAAGAAAGAGGCCTAGAGAATTTTGCCAACTTAGACTAAAAAAGCTGAGACAGGTATTACTACTGTCTCAGCTTTTTATCTTAGTAATAGAGCCAGGTACCGCGACCTGTATCCCAATACCAACGTCCTTGACGTGGAGTGGAATCGAGGACACCGTCACCATCATCATCGAAATAATCAAAAACAGGTGCAGGTTCTACGTTAGGGTTGTTAAGTTCAGCCTGAGTAGGCAACTCAGGAGCAGATGAGTTGCTCGCAGTTGATGATTCACTACTTGAAGCACTTGATTCAGTTGCATTAGTTTGGCCTTGGGCAAACTCCACTAAGGTCTTCACGATTGAAGCCACATTAGTATTCGCGGTTTCTCCTTCGCCAGGTGCACCAAGAACTACAACAATCACGGATTTTCCGTTCATCTCAATAATTGCCGCATAATGGTGCATACTCCCCACTTGATCAGGTGTCGTCATTTCATAACGTCGTGTTACATCTTTCAGATCTGTTGGGAACTTGGTGGAAACCGGAGTCTTAAGAACGGCTTCTTTAAGCGCTGCACTCACCTTATTATTAACTAACTTATCTTGGGCCAGCTGATTCAACAAATTAGCCAAGTCATAGGCACTTGTGGTCACACCTGTAATATCACCTGCCTCATTCAAGGCTAGATTAGCACTAATCTTTGTTGAATAGTAGCCTTGGCTATTAAGCCAGAGATTCAATTCATTTGCGCCACCTACTTGTTGAATTAAGTAATTCATGGCTGTTGCATCTTGGGCTACCACTACTGCATCAATTAATTCTTGGATAGTAATCTTTGAACCAATAGCGTGTGTTGCCATAGCCGTCTCTCCCGTCCCTACACGGAGAGCTTCTTGAATTTCAACTTCAGTTGTTAGTTCAAACTTTTTCTCATCAATCAATTGATAGGTCCGTGCTAATACAAACCATGCAAAAAGGTTAGATGCGTCACTAGACTTAGTACTTGATAAGTAAGGAGCTTTGCTACCGACTTCTTGAAGAGCCAGGACTTGTTTACCATCGGACTTGAAGGCTGCCTCTAAAGCTTTCACTTGATCTTGACTCAGACCTAAATCCGGTGTTTGATATTCAAGTTGTTCGGTGTAGTTAAGGCTGTCCGCCTTGATGGCCAAGGACACCTTACTACCAGTTGCTTTAGTAATTTGATAGCTTGGGTCCACATAACGTAAGACTAAATTGTTAGCTTCCTTGACTAAAGAGTAGTCTGTTAAGTCGCTACCATCTACGGAAAACTTGAATGTATCACGGGTCAAATTCTCTAATGGTTGCTCAAAAGTCAAAGTGACCGTCACAAAAGGATAGGCAGAAAGATCTGCTTGTTTACTTTTGGCTTGAAGGTTTGGCGTACTACTTGATTCTTCCTTGCTGGACTCCTGCGCTACTTGGCTAGAGCTTGATGATGTTGGTGTTTCAGTATTTTGATTTCCCCATTTAATTCCCACGGCATTCAAGGCTTGTGGTAAGTACTTAGGTAACTCCGGACCATATAAGAAAGCCAAGAATAAAAGAATTAAAACAAGCACCATCTGTAGAATACTGAAGATAACTCGCATGAAACCACGACGACGTTTTGGTTTGAATTCAGGAACTAATTCTTCCTCATCATCTTGGGATGAAAAATCAAAATTCTGAATTTCTTGGGTATTACGCCACGCTTCATACTCCGTTGTCTGGTGTAAATCATCATGAGGCAGAACTGTATTCGAATCGAATGCTTCATCATTCTCATAATGTGGTTCCCTCACCACTTTTTTATCCGCAAATGAATAACCACAACGGGCACAGTGCGTCTTACTTCTGACTGGCTTGCCACAGTTTGGACATTGCATATCTTAAATCCCTCCTCTAATTAGGTTGCTACCTATTCCCTACAATTCTATCATAGAATAGCTAAAAATTAAAGCGCCTTATCACAATAATTAGCCCTTGGTCCCCTTGGCCAGGACTAATACTTTCAAGTAGTCACTGCGCTTATCTTCTGACCGCGGGAAATCCTCTCCCAAGCCAAAACTAGCCTGCAGTTCAGCACCCGGACACGCTGCTAAGCAATCTGCTTTAAAGCGTTCTAAAGGATAGGCCGAGTGATTGGTAGACAAGACTAATTGACCACCTGGGGCCACCAAACACCAAAGATCTGCCGCAAGCTGGCCATAATTTTTAAGGGCAGAGAAGGTATATTTCTTCGTGCGCGCAAAACTAGGTGGGTCACATACAACTCGATCAAAGGTCAGTCCTTTTCGCTTAGCATAGCGGATATAGTCGAAGACATCCATGACACGAATTTCATGCGCTTGGCTAGGCGTCTCTATCCCATTCAGCGCGAAGTTTTCCTGGGTCTTAGCTAGGCTACGATTAGCCACATCTACGCTAACGGTTTTGCTTGCGCCCCCCATTGCGGCCGCTACTGAGAAACCACCTGTATAACTGAAGAGGTTTAAGAGACTTTTGCCAGCAGCTCCCTGCATGATATAGTCTCGCACCTGCCGCTGATCCAAAAAGAGACCTGTCATCCATTCCTCTCCAAGATGGATGGCATAGTGAATGCCATTTTCGCGAATAGTGACTGGTGCGGGTGCTAGCTGACCTTCAAGGTGACTAATAGCTTGTTCAGCCACTTGTTGATCAAAACGCTGGGTTTCATAGATTCCCAAGATGCCGGGAACATGAGCTTTAAGAGCTGATACTAGCTCATCGCGGTAATGATAAATTCCTTGAGAATACCAGTTAAGCTGGATAAATCCTGCATACCAATCCACTGTCACCCCGCCCAAGCCATCACCTTCTCCATTGATAAGGCGAAAGGCAGTTAAGTCTGAACGGTTAAAATAGGACTGACGCTGAGACAAGGAAGCTTGAACCCGTTGCTCTAACCAGTTAGCGTCTAGCTGACTATTCTGAGTTAACAACCAGCCTAAGCCCTTCTGTTGGCGCCCGACTAGCATGAGTCCCAGCCACTGCCCCGTCACCGACTTTAAGCCTACTACACTTCCTTCGGCTAGCCGCTCAGCTACTTCTGACTCCATGATGTCAGCTAACTGAATCAACGCCTTGCCCTTTTTTAGCCCTTGACTGGCTTTCTTCTTCACGATTAGTGTATCCATCTATTATTCTCCTTTGATTTCAGCCCAGAATTGTGCCAGGTATTGGCGCATAAAAGCAGTTCTATCTTGGGCTATAGCACGGCCTGATGCAGTATTCATCAAGTCAGCCAACTTTAATAATTTTTCATCAAAATGCGCAAGGCTGCTCTGATTTTGACGATAATCTTCTTGACTTAACTGGGACAAATCACGAGGAGGCAAGTCATTATAGAGATCATGTCCTCGTGAACCTCCATAATAGAAGGTACGAGCGATACCAATTGCGCCTAAGGCATCTAATCGGTCTGCATCTTGCACAATTTGTCCCTCGAGTGACAGAGATTGCCTTTCTTGCAGGTTTTTACTAAAAGACTGGCGATCCATAATTTCTAAAATAGCATCTCGTTCCGGTAAAGTTGCGCCTGCTTGTATTAGAAGCTCTGCTACTTCTCTACGCGCTTGAGCTGGATTCGATGTCACCTTATCATCAATGACATCATGCAACCAAGCGGCAGCTAGCACAATGGAGGTTTTTATGGGCTGTGATTCAGCTGCCATCAAACGTTGAGCATTGGCTACCACACGCTCAAGGTGCTGAATATCATGCCCCGTCTTATCTTGCGCCATACGTTGACGCACAAAAGCTTCAATGATTCCTAACTCCATTCCCTGTCACACTCCTTTCTTGTATTCTAGCACAAGAGTCCTGCTCAAGGCTAGCTAGCCCCTAGTGTTTACTTGCTTAAGCAGAAAAAATCCCTCAGTCCTTGCTAAGAAGGCTGAGGGATTTTGACTAGGCTTTAGTCTTCATCTGTCGCTTGGCGCTTGCGCGTCGCAACTAGGCCGACACTTGCTAAGATAGTCAAGGCCACACCTGAGAAGAAGCTATAGTCTGGGGCTTCACCAGTTGCTGGTAAGAGCCCTTGTCTTTCTACCTCTGGCTCACTTGGAGCGACTGGTAGTGGTACAACGGTTGGCACATATTGTGCCGTCACCTTGCGCCCGTTGCGGTCAACCCGAACCACGGTCACACCACTTGCTTGGCCTAAGAAGCCGGCTTCTGGTGTGAAGGTCACAGAACCATCTGGGTTAAGAACATAAGACCCTTCCCCTGGTACGGTTAATTCAGTTTGACCATTTTCGAAGGTAGCTGGGATGGTCAGATCCACATCGCCTTCAAAGACTGGCGTCCCGGTTTGTTTTTCACCTGGGTAGCCGGTTGAAGTCGTATCTTGTGTCTTCACTTGTCCGTAAACGGTTGGAATGTACTGAATCTTCAGTTCTTTCCCGTTGACATCACGACGGATAACCGTAATTGGACTTGCCTGGCCAATAAAGTCTGGTTCTGGCGTGAAGGTCACTTCCCCTGTCTCAGGGTTGACGGTGTAAGTCCCTTGACCTGGAACGGTCACGCTGGTGACCCCACCCTCGAGATAAGCTGGAACTTTGGTATCCACTTGACCCTTGAATTCTGGTAACTTGCTTTGGCTTTGACCCTTCATGCCCTCGCTAGTCACGCTAGCGTTGACAACTGGTGAATAAGTCGCTTCAGCAGTTGTCCCGTTGACGTCAGTGGCTTGAATGCGGGCTGGGACTGGTTGACCCACGTAACCTGGATTTGGTGTGAAGGTCACGGTTCCGTCTTGGGATAAGCTGTAGGTCCCGACTTGCTTGCCCGCTTGGTCCAAGGCTGGAATAGTCGTGTCAGCCACAGCTTGGCCATTGACCACAAACTTGAGGCTGCCTGGGACTAAGTCCACGCTTTGTTCTGTGCCGTCAATATTGGCAGAACCTGGTACAAACTTAACTTGACCCGTTTGGGCTTGGTTAACCACGCCTGAAGAGTAGTCGTCGTTAGCACCTGGTTTAACTGGGATAACGGTCGCTTGGTAAGTAGCCGTCACTGGGGTGCCGTTCTTATCGACGCGTTTAACCGTCAATGGTGAACCTTGGCCCGTGAAGGTCTTCTCTGGAACAAACTCGATGGAGCCATCTGCTTGGATGGTGTAGACCCCTTCGCCGATGACAGACTTACTTGTCTTGCCATCTTCAAAGGTCATTGGCACCGTCTCATCAATTGGCACCGATGAATTTCCTGGCGTAAAGACTGGACGAGCCGTTTGTTTCTTGCCCTGCACTCCAGTTGAAGTGGCTGGCGTGCTAGTTGGCGTTACCTTAGTCACGGTTGGGGTGTAAGTTGCGGTGACTGGTGTACCGTTCTTGTCTACACGTTTAACTGTCACTGGGTCTGGCGTACCAACAAATTGCTTGTCTGGCGTGAAAGTAATGGAACCATCTGGGTTGATGGTGTAGACACCAACGTTTGGCACAGCCTTAGTGCTTGAGCCATCCTCGAAGGTCATTGGACTATCCACATCGATTGGCACTGCTGGGTCACCTGGAGTGAAGACTGGCGTCGCTGTCTGTGGTTGACCTTGAACACCCGTCGAAGTCGCTGGTGTGCTGGTTGGTGTTACCTTAGTCACGGTTGGGGTGTAAGTTGCGGTGACTGGTGTACCGTTCTTGTCGACACGTTTGACCGTGACAGGATCTGGTGTCCCAACATATTGCTTGTCTGGGGTGAAGGTAATGGAACCATCTGGGTTGATGGTGTAGACACCAACGTTTGGCACAGTCTTAGTACTTGAGCCGTCCTCGAAGGTCATTGGGCTATCCGCATCAATTGGTACCAATGGGTTCCCTTCAGTAAAGGTTGGCGTGCCCTTTTGTGGTTGACCTTGAACACCATTTGATTCAGCGTTGGTGCTGGTTGGCGTTACCTTGGTTACGGTTGGAGTGTAGGTAGCCGTTACTTCCGTACCGTTCTTGTCGACACGTTTAACTGTCACCGGATCTGGGGTCCCAACATATTGCTTGTCTGGGGTGAAGGTAATGGAGCCATCTGGGTTGATGGAGTACTCACCTACACCTGGAACCTTCTTCGTGCTTGACCCGTCTTCGAAAGTCATTGGACTATCCACATCGATTGGCACGGCTGAGTCACCTGGTGTGAAGACTGGACTGCCGGTTTGTGGCATACCTTGGACACCTGTTGAAGTGGCTGGCGTGCTGGTTGGTGTTACCTTAGTCACGGTTGGAGTATAAGTAGCAGTCACAGGTGTCCCGTTCTTGTCTACACGTTTGATAGTGACTGGGGCTGGTGTCCCTACGTATTGCTTGTCTGGAGTGAAAGTAATGGAACCATCTGGGTTGATGGTGTAGACACCGACACCTGGCACAGTCTTAGTTGGCTGGCCGTCTTCGAAAGTCATTGGGCTATCCAAGTCGATTGGCACGGCTGAGTCACCTGGTGTGAAGACTGGGGTTCCTGTTTGTGGAACGCCTTGAACGCCGTTCGATGTGGCGTCAGTGCTTGTTGGTGTTACTTTCGTCACAGTTGGCGTGTACTTAGCAGTGACTTCCGTACCGTTCTTGTCCACACGCTTAACAGTAACTGGGTCTGGGGTTCCAACGTATTGCTTGTCTGGCGTAAAGGTAATCGTACCATCTGATTCAATGACATAGGTCCCGACATTTGGCACCTTCTTAGTGCTTGACCCATCCTCGAAAGTCATTGGCTTAGCGTCATCAAGTGGTACCAACGGATCACCCTCGGTGAATGTTGGCTTACCCTTTTGTGGTTGGCCTTGAACACCACTTGACTCAGCGTTGGTGCTGGTTGGCGTTACTTGCGTAACGTTTGGCTGATAAACTGCATCTGCAGTAGAACCATTGCTGTCTGTTACGCGAAGGCGTGCAGGAGTAGGTGTTCCGTAGAAATCAGGAGCAGGCTGGAAGCTAATCTCCCCATTTGGTTTAACTGTATAGGTTCCTTGTACCTTGCCACTTGCGTCGCTAACTGCCAAGGTATTACCCTGTTGAACTTGCCCATCCACAACGAATTGTGGTCCAGCTGGGTTTAATGGAACTGTTTGAGTTTGATTATTAACAGTTGCTTGACCCGGTGTGAAGTTAAGTTGGCTAGTTTGAAGTTGCCCTTGAAGCCCAGTAGTCTGAGTATCTTGGCCTGTAGGGGTTGCAGCCTTGACATCGGCTTGATAAGTAGCAGTTACTTCTGTCCCGTTCTTATCCACACGTTTAACCGTTTCAGGATTTGGACGACCAGTATAGCCAGGAAGTGGTTGGAAGGTTACACGTCCTGTATTATCCACTGTATAAGTCCCAACACCTGGAACTTCCTTAGTTGATTTTCCATTGTCAAAAGTTGGTGCAACGGCTTCATCAATTGGCACACGGCTATCACCTGGAGTGAAGACTAGGTTTCCGGATTGCTCAGCCCCTTGAATACCTTCAGAGCTTGCGTTCTGACCTGTTGGTACAACTGGCGTCACCTTCGGTTGGTAAGTCGCTCGGTGAGGTTGCCCAGAAGCATCATTTACTTGTAAATTAACTGGATCTACCGTCCCAACAAATGACTTGTTTGGAGTGAAAGTTACGCGACCTGTTGCTAGATCTAAGTTAAAGGTCCCGACTTCCTTACCACCAGAAGTTGCTGGAATACTTGTCCCTGATACAGGATTACCCTCAGCATCTAAGAAAGTAGCTGGATTGCTAGCCGATGGCTGAACAGGTGTGTTGGCTGGATCCCCATCATTAAAGACGATGTCTTTTTCTTGTGGTAAACCTTGTGCGTCGGTTGAAACGTTCTCAGTATGCTTCAATACATTTGGAACATAACGAGCGTCCATAGTATTGAGCGTATCACTTACAGGTGCTTCTGAATTGTTCTTAGCGGTCCAGTTAGTGTCTGATCCGTTGGTATCAAAACGACGAATATTAATCCCTGCTGCTTTACCAGTAAAACCTGCCGCAGGCTCAAAAACAACATTAACGTCAGCGCCATCTGCGGTCACTTTATAGCGTCCTTCTGTCGTAGTATACCATCCCTCACCATTTGGTGTTAGGGTCTGCCCTGTATTATCTAAAACGATTGGTGCTTTGTTGGTGTCAATGGCTGCTTTGGCATTCTCATCGTTCTTATCAACACCACGAGGAGTAAAGTGAAGGGTTGCTTTTTGTTGTTGATCTTGTAAACCAAAAGTCTCCTTCTTCTCACCTTTTGGTGGATAGGTTAAGAGCACTTCTAAGTCCTCTACTTCCCCACTAAATGCTGTTCCAGTAGGTTTTTCAATATCCCCTTGATTCAAGGCAATACGAACACGCATCCCAATCTTGTTAACCTGATCATTTGTCATCGGCGGATGATTTTTGAAGTTAACAGTGAAGTCGCCTTCACCCGTTACTTCAGTGAAATCACTGGCTTCATTATCATCAAACTTTCCGTTTTGGTTGAAGTCCATCCAAGCACGAACATATGCCTTGGCATTGCCATTGACATTTGCGTGGAAACGAACGGAGTAATTTCCGTCACGAAGACGATCTGCCCGGAAAAGATTGTGAGTCTGATTAACTAAATCATCAGGCAAGAGTTGCTTGATACCCTCATCGGCGTGGTCTGTATTATCATCGTGAGTCCAATCACCGCCAGAAGACGTGTCAATATCGGCTTTCACCCTACCTAGATAAGGTTGAGGGCTAGGATTCCCTGTCTCTGCATCGTAGCCAGAAATAGCGTGAACTGCTGTCCCATAAGTTTCAGGAGCATCCCCTTCATCAACAACCATAAAACCTATCATAGCCCCTTGTTGACCGGAAGAAGCAATATAAATTCCCACTTCAGAAGCCCCACGACTCATAACAAGTGGCACCGTATAGCCATTTGAAACATTAGGACCAAAAACTTGGGAACCTAGCCCCCCCGTTTTTTGATCTGGATTAGTATAGGCATGCCAATAAACCTTACTCCCTTCTTCCCCGATATATTGACCATCAGTGTTAGGAAGCATTGCATAATAGGTATCCGTAATTTCGGTCCCATCTGGGCGGACACGTTTCCATTCAGCCAAGTGCTCCCAGCCTTGCCCATTTGTAGTAAATATAGCATACTCACCTGGGTTGGCTTCTTCGCCATCGGCCATAACTACAGTCGCCTTAACTGGCTTGTTAAGATAAGTTGCTTCAACATTGAAAGTCACCCCATAGTTAGCACCGTTGCGTGGCACTTGTAATTGGGTCAATCGCCCTTTAGTATTGATTCCTTGATCTCTAATAGCTGTCCATTGGTTCTGAGCTGCCCCTATAATTTTAGGACGGTAGTCATCTCCATTGTTCTGCTGATCATTGTATTCAGGCGCATATGTCAGCCATGTATTCTTAGCATTCGGATTGTAGCTAGCTGCATGCTCAGTCCCCTGAACACGATTACGATAGATTTCGGTTGAGTTAAAGGGTTTTAAGTCCGTAACCGTCAATTTAACCCGATATCCTGGCGAAATTTCTTTTTCATAGACGGTTCCTACTTTAAGGGAACCATTGTCCAAATTCGAAATTGAATTAGGGTCAGATAAATCTAGCCAATTGATTTGCTTCATTAAATCAGCTGGTCTCTTATTCTCCGAATCAGCCAAGGTAGGCTTCGATACCGTATTATTAGGATTGCCATCCCGCAAACTATTAGATGTAACATCTCGACGTACTCGGCGAGAACGACTAGTCTGTAATGCTTCCACAGAAGGCACTGGTCGATCTTCATTTGTTGCTTGACTAGAAGCAGAATGAATAGGGCCTTCTGAGGATTCTTGGGGCTTATTCAAACTCTCTTCTTCTTTAAGTTTTTCCCTAGATTCTATTGGATCACTTCCTTGATCCGTTGAAGCAAGACTATCTACTTCTGAGGCTTGATTTAGGTTAACCTCGGGGGCTAGCGATTGATCGCTCGCTTCGGCCACTACTTCGTAATCTACACTACTTGTTACACCGCTATAATCTTGGGCCTCCGCAGTTGCACCATTAGCAAAATAAATACCACAGGCTACTGCTACAGAGGCTGCGCCAAAGCTAAACTTCTTAATCGTATAGCGCGTGATTATCTCGCCCTGTTTTTTATCATTCATCTGGCGATTATTCTTACTAAACATAGACTGACTCCTCTATATAAAATATACGATGAAAGAAACAAACTAACGAGGAAGCTACTCTACATGAGAATCTGCACACCAATGGAACTGGAGCCAAGGTAGTGCCCTTGTTAACTTCTTTCATTCACTCCGCCCATTATTATAGTATATATAGAGAGAGATTGCACGATGTTTTTTAGGAAATTTGCTTCTAATCATTTGACAAGCTTTCCATTGATAAATATGTAGTTTTACAGAAATTTATTGCTTCTGACATAGGCTCTTATTATGGCCTAAGAGACAATGAAATTGCCTATTCTACTTAATAATTAAAGATCATTTTTTGGATTCCTCTATATAAATTAACAAAAAGACTCATTTTATCCACTCATCCCTAGACACTAGCTTAAGACTCTCCCCTATCACACCATTCTACATTAGGGACATACGAACACTATTTTGTCATGGGCCTCTGCTATTATTAGCTAATTGGTGCCACAGACATAGGTTCCTAGGCAAAACAAAAAGCCAGTTTACTATCTAGTAAACTGGCAGCCATAAAAGAAATCCTACTCTTTTGGTGTCTGACTTAATATCTTATTTAATATGGATTGATATTCCTGAGCCGAAAGGCGCTTAAGCTCAGTAATATCTGGTAAGTGTTTCTGACTAGGGCTCAACTCATAATCCACTACATAGTCATAAGAGCGTGTATAGGCAGGATTATTATTGAAAAGGTTAAGGTTGGTATCTTCTACCACCCCCAAGAGAGTCATACGATAGCTCTGTTCCTTAGGATTCACTCGCAAGCTAAAACGCTTGAGCTTTTGGAGCACAGGGCTCGTCTTCAATTGCATTGCCTTAAGAAAATCTACCTTGCCCGTCGCGATATCCGCAATGCGGTTGAGGCCAAATTCTCCTTTACGAATCTTAGCTGATACTTCCCCTTGAAGGTCCAAACCGACCCCTTTCCCCACCAAATCCAGATGGGGATTGAGTTTTAGACTAGGGCCTTTGTCACTTGCTTCCCACTCCATCTTAAGACGATAATCCAGATGTAAGTTACGTGTCTGGTCAAAGAGAAACTCCGGAATTTCAGTCAACTCTGCACTGGTCATCACGGTCCCTTTGAACTCATGAATCTTAGCTTCCGGCAACTGATTCAACTTCTTGCGGTTAGGCTCTAAGAAAAGCAGTTGGAAAGCTTCTTGATCTAAGCCAACTTGCTTGAGCTGTTCCTTGCTAAGTTCGATATAATAGTCATCATAGGCTTCTAGGGCCTTGAGCTGCTCCGTTGTCAAAGACAATTCAGGGAAGAAGGTCATGCTTGCTAATAATTGACTATGCTTAATATAGACATGAGAGAGATTATCATAAGTCATCAAATCGAGTTGATACTTAAGACCTTCGCCTTTATCGCCATAATAGGTTAATTGTATCTTAGCAATACCGCGACTACGGTCCCCTACCGCTTGTACTTGGGCAGTATAAGCCCGATCCTTGACGTAGGTAAAGCCATAACGTACCTGGTAGGTTTTTAACTCATGCATAGCATCAAGGGCGGCCTGCAATAGTTCTTGTTTGGATAGTTGTGGTTCAGCCAAACTCTCAGCAGAAGTGGAGACCATTTCGGATTCAGCTACAGAACTAGCACTCTCAGACGAGGTGGCTAGGCCTTCTACTTGGCTTGTTGAGTCTACTTGCTCAGAATCTGATTGGGCACCTACCACCTCTGCGCTCCCTAGTATAAGCGCTAAGCCTAAGGCTAGCACCCCATAAGAAAAAGGCTTGATTGTTCTTGGTTTAATTGACATTTTGTCACCTCATTTCGTTTCCGAAAATCATACAAATTCATCAGTCAGTTTAACACTCTGACTTGCAAAAGTAAACTAAAACCACCCTAGTTAAGACTTTTTTAGAAAAGCTCGTTATAATTCAACAGCCCTCCACCGTTGGCTGATTTTCCAACTGATGGGGGCTGTTTGATTGGTTGATAAACTTACTCCACAATAACTTTGCGAA
This genomic window contains:
- a CDS encoding serine hydrolase translates to MQCPNCGKPVRSKTHCARCGYSFADKKVVREPHYENDEAFDSNTVLPHDDLHQTTEYEAWRNTQEIQNFDFSSQDDEEELVPEFKPKRRRGFMRVIFSILQMVLVLILLFLAFLYGPELPKYLPQALNAVGIKWGNQNTETPTSSSSSQVAQESSKEESSSTPNLQAKSKQADLSAYPFVTVTLTFEQPLENLTRDTFKFSVDGSDLTDYSLVKEANNLVLRYVDPSYQITKATGSKVSLAIKADSLNYTEQLEYQTPDLGLSQDQVKALEAAFKSDGKQVLALQEVGSKAPYLSSTKSSDASNLFAWFVLARTYQLIDEKKFELTTEVEIQEALRVGTGETAMATHAIGSKITIQELIDAVVVAQDATAMNYLIQQVGGANELNLWLNSQGYYSTKISANLALNEAGDITGVTTSAYDLANLLNQLAQDKLVNNKVSAALKEAVLKTPVSTKFPTDLKDVTRRYEMTTPDQVGSMHHYAAIIEMNGKSVIVVVLGAPGEGETANTNVASIVKTLVEFAQGQTNATESSASSSESSTASNSSAPELPTQAELNNPNVEPAPVFDYFDDDGDGVLDSTPRQGRWYWDTGRGTWLYY
- a CDS encoding HD domain-containing protein; the protein is MELGIIEAFVRQRMAQDKTGHDIQHLERVVANAQRLMAAESQPIKTSIVLAAAWLHDVIDDKVTSNPAQARREVAELLIQAGATLPERDAILEIMDRQSFSKNLQERQSLSLEGQIVQDADRLDALGAIGIARTFYYGGSRGHDLYNDLPPRDLSQLSQEDYRQNQSSLAHFDEKLLKLADLMNTASGRAIAQDRTAFMRQYLAQFWAEIKGE
- a CDS encoding FUSC family protein — translated: MKLNLDLKSFKVGMRTFKTTIAVGLTITLFELLNRQPAVLAAIAAVFTLRTEHETSVKFGRIRLFGNTLGVVIAILLTQIALWMNLPLPIYRVLGASLGILLVIVFCNAFNHPASVVNSSATFFVVFLNTPKEHLLDYGANRILDAIIGSAIAIIVNRLLPNPHVKKEA
- a CDS encoding class I SAM-dependent rRNA methyltransferase; protein product: MDTLIVKKKASQGLKKGKALIQLADIMESEVAERLAEGSVVGLKSVTGQWLGLMLVGRQQKGLGWLLTQNSQLDANWLEQRVQASLSQRQSYFNRSDLTAFRLINGEGDGLGGVTVDWYAGFIQLNWYSQGIYHYRDELVSALKAHVPGILGIYETQRFDQQVAEQAISHLEGQLAPAPVTIRENGIHYAIHLGEEWMTGLFLDQRQVRDYIMQGAAGKSLLNLFSYTGGFSVAAAMGGASKTVSVDVANRSLAKTQENFALNGIETPSQAHEIRVMDVFDYIRYAKRKGLTFDRVVCDPPSFARTKKYTFSALKNYGQLAADLWCLVAPGGQLVLSTNHSAYPLERFKADCLAACPGAELQASFGLGEDFPRSEDKRSDYLKVLVLAKGTKG